From the genome of Desulfocurvibacter africanus subsp. africanus DSM 2603, one region includes:
- a CDS encoding cytochrome c3 family protein, with the protein MKKRYFSITAIVAVMFLVALSGYLRLQAKHDVPARVIMDNNGGRVIFTHQAHAQDYGFECADCHHDNIGQDQPLACGSCHPSAFDEKFRIEHQKTFPNDEACMRCHSEPPTGPLAEEDKPDTEIIPTRADAFHNQCMSCHEESGGPYGKDSCYDCHAR; encoded by the coding sequence TTGAAGAAGAGATACTTCTCAATCACCGCGATTGTCGCCGTCATGTTTCTGGTGGCCTTGAGCGGTTACCTCAGGCTTCAGGCAAAGCATGACGTTCCGGCCCGCGTCATCATGGACAACAACGGCGGCAGGGTCATCTTCACTCACCAGGCTCATGCCCAGGACTATGGATTCGAGTGCGCCGATTGTCACCACGACAATATCGGCCAGGACCAGCCGCTGGCATGCGGATCCTGTCATCCCTCGGCGTTCGATGAAAAGTTCAGGATCGAGCATCAGAAGACCTTCCCTAACGACGAGGCTTGCATGCGCTGCCATAGCGAGCCCCCAACGGGGCCGCTCGCCGAGGAGGACAAGCCCGACACCGAGATCATTCCCACCAGGGCCGATGCCTTTCATAACCAGTGCATGAGCTGTCACGAAGAGAGCGGCGGCCCCTACGGCAAAGACTCCTGTTACGACTGCCATGCGAGGTAG
- a CDS encoding acetate uptake transporter — MSEKLANPAPLGLMGFGMTTILLNIHNAGFFPISAMILAMGLFYGGIGQVVVGIMEFKKGNTFGLTAFTSYGLFWLTLVGLIVMPKLGLADPTPHAFMGWYLFLWGVFTFFMFLGTLKASAALRFIFGSLTLLFFLLAVRDWTGSVLIGTIAGYEGIVCGASACYLAMAEVLNEQYGRTILPIG; from the coding sequence ATAAGCGAAAAGCTTGCGAACCCCGCCCCGCTGGGGCTTATGGGCTTCGGCATGACCACCATACTGCTGAACATCCACAACGCCGGGTTCTTCCCGATCAGCGCCATGATCCTGGCCATGGGCTTATTCTACGGCGGCATCGGGCAGGTCGTCGTCGGCATCATGGAATTCAAGAAGGGCAATACCTTCGGCCTCACCGCCTTCACTTCCTACGGCCTCTTCTGGCTAACCCTCGTCGGCCTCATCGTCATGCCCAAGCTCGGCCTCGCCGATCCCACCCCGCACGCCTTCATGGGCTGGTACCTGTTCCTCTGGGGCGTGTTCACCTTCTTCATGTTCCTCGGCACCCTGAAGGCCAGCGCCGCTCTGCGCTTCATCTTCGGCTCGCTCACATTGCTCTTCTTCCTGCTCGCCGTGCGCGACTGGACCGGCTCCGTGCTCATCGGCACCATTGCCGGCTACGAAGGCATCGTCTGCGGCGCTTCCGCCTGTTACCTCGCCATGGCCGAAGTCCTGAACGAGCAATACGGCCGCACCATCCTGCCAATCGGCTAA
- the ftsH gene encoding ATP-dependent zinc metalloprotease FtsH: MNSFTKNLILWVTISLVMIALFNLFNQPQTAETKLPYSEFLQRVDHGDVLEVKIQGQKISGVLVSEERFVSYSPQDANLVEKLIENKVRVVAEPEEEAPWYVTVLVSWFPMLLLIGVWIFFMRQMQGGGGKGGALSFGRSKARLTSPEQAKVTFEDVAGVDEAKEELTEIVDFLSDPKRFTRLGGRIPKGVLLVGPPGTGKTLLARAVAGEAGVPFFSISGSDFVEMFVGVGAARVRDLFVQGKKNAPCLIFIDEIDAVGRQRGAGLGGGHDEREQTLNQLLVEMDGFESNEGVILIAATNRPDVLDPALLRPGRFDRQVVVPTPDVRGRKRILEVHARRTPLSSEVDLGVIARGTPGFSGADLENLVNEAALHAAKTNKTQVDMRDFEEAKDKVLMGKERRSLILSDEEKRITAYHEGGHALMAKLLPGTDPVHKVSIIPRGRALGVTMQLPVDDRHSYSKTFIRNQLAMLLGGRVAEELFMEEITTGASNDIERASKLARKMVCQFGMSDKLGPLSFGDNQDQVFLGKELIHSKDYSEETAREIDSEVRRFVDEAYQISKKLLKEHAEVMERIAKALLERETISGADIDLLIAGKDLPSNGSGGEPGTGTDFKTAQAKARQEDDRKYGDRDKAEEQVGKPGPSDASRRNQGQDEDEFLLHGEDDDKKIQ, encoded by the coding sequence TTGAACAGTTTTACAAAGAATCTAATTTTGTGGGTGACCATATCCCTGGTCATGATCGCCCTGTTTAATCTTTTCAACCAGCCGCAGACCGCTGAGACCAAGCTGCCTTACAGCGAGTTCCTGCAGCGGGTGGATCATGGCGACGTGCTCGAGGTCAAGATTCAGGGGCAGAAGATCTCGGGTGTGCTGGTGAGCGAGGAGCGCTTCGTCTCTTACTCTCCCCAGGACGCCAATCTCGTCGAGAAGCTTATCGAGAATAAGGTGCGGGTCGTTGCCGAACCGGAGGAAGAGGCGCCATGGTATGTCACGGTGCTCGTCTCCTGGTTCCCCATGCTCCTGCTCATCGGTGTCTGGATTTTCTTCATGCGCCAGATGCAGGGCGGCGGCGGCAAGGGCGGCGCGCTCTCCTTTGGCCGCTCCAAGGCGCGGCTCACCTCGCCCGAGCAGGCCAAGGTCACTTTCGAGGATGTGGCCGGTGTGGACGAGGCCAAGGAGGAGCTCACGGAGATCGTGGATTTCCTGTCCGATCCCAAGCGCTTCACGCGTCTGGGCGGCCGCATCCCCAAGGGCGTGCTTTTGGTCGGCCCTCCAGGCACGGGCAAGACTCTGCTGGCGCGGGCTGTGGCCGGCGAGGCTGGCGTACCCTTCTTTTCCATCTCCGGCTCGGACTTTGTTGAAATGTTCGTGGGCGTGGGCGCGGCCCGCGTGCGCGATCTATTCGTGCAGGGCAAAAAGAACGCGCCATGCCTTATCTTCATCGACGAAATCGACGCCGTTGGCCGTCAGCGCGGAGCGGGTCTGGGTGGCGGTCATGACGAGCGCGAGCAGACCTTGAACCAGCTGCTGGTGGAGATGGACGGTTTCGAGTCCAATGAAGGCGTCATTCTGATCGCGGCCACCAACCGTCCCGACGTGCTTGACCCGGCGTTGCTGCGGCCTGGTCGTTTCGACCGGCAGGTGGTCGTGCCCACGCCTGACGTGCGCGGCCGCAAGAGGATCCTGGAGGTCCATGCCCGGCGCACGCCGCTGTCCAGCGAGGTGGATCTGGGGGTTATCGCCCGGGGCACGCCCGGTTTCTCCGGCGCGGATCTTGAAAACCTGGTCAACGAAGCGGCCCTGCACGCGGCTAAGACGAACAAGACCCAGGTGGATATGCGTGATTTTGAAGAGGCCAAGGATAAGGTGCTCATGGGCAAGGAGCGCAGGAGCCTCATTCTCTCGGACGAGGAGAAGCGCATCACGGCCTACCACGAAGGCGGCCATGCGCTGATGGCCAAGCTGCTGCCCGGTACGGACCCGGTGCACAAGGTCTCCATCATTCCGCGCGGCCGCGCCTTGGGCGTGACCATGCAGTTGCCGGTGGACGACCGCCATAGCTATTCCAAGACCTTCATCAGGAATCAGCTCGCCATGCTGCTCGGCGGCCGCGTGGCCGAGGAGCTGTTCATGGAGGAGATCACTACGGGCGCGAGCAACGATATCGAGCGCGCTTCCAAGTTGGCCCGCAAGATGGTCTGCCAGTTCGGCATGAGCGACAAGCTCGGTCCGCTTTCCTTCGGCGACAACCAGGATCAGGTCTTCCTGGGCAAGGAACTCATCCATAGCAAGGATTACAGCGAGGAAACGGCCCGCGAGATCGACTCCGAAGTGCGCCGTTTTGTGGACGAGGCCTACCAGATCTCCAAAAAGCTGCTCAAGGAGCATGCCGAGGTCATGGAGCGCATCGCCAAGGCGTTGCTTGAGCGGGAGACCATCAGCGGCGCGGATATCGATCTGCTCATCGCGGGCAAGGATCTGCCCTCGAACGGGTCTGGCGGCGAGCCGGGCACGGGCACGGATTTCAAAACGGCCCAGGCCAAGGCGCGCCAAGAGGACGACCGTAAGTACGGTGATCGGGACAAAGCCGAGGAGCAGGTCGGCAAGCCGGGTCCCAGTGACGCTTCCAGGCGTAATCAGGGACAGGATGAGGACGAGTTTCTGCTGCATGGCGAGGATGACGACAAGAAGATCCAGTAA